A genomic window from Aurantimicrobium photophilum includes:
- a CDS encoding InlB B-repeat-containing protein, whose amino-acid sequence MANESTSLVLFGQAGASQTYQQTQFTFPAIASNAIGSYLSLAIAWSTGSGSEVSEVRVSNESVPTNFTQVSSTAGGTNDSAGNSGGYLTFGGVGDSTLNTGSPDDELYNLDAQLTAGTEKVTLETRNNSGDDNFFQAVLSLPFSVNAAAGTYSVTYDEQGGSAVADDSFTAGGSVTLPSAPTRTGFTFNGWYTAASGGNLVQGPSYSPGVTAPVSLFARWQPLSYTVTYNTHGGSSVANGTYATGNTISLPAAPTRSGFTFAGWFTSSTGGSPLGSTYSPLGTGNITLHAQWTSNTSVAIQPAATTVALARTGSQMAELIGVFGITTVAGLLLLAQSIRLRRRGTQL is encoded by the coding sequence TTGGCGAATGAATCAACTTCCCTTGTCTTGTTTGGTCAAGCAGGTGCAAGCCAGACCTACCAGCAAACACAATTCACTTTTCCGGCCATTGCTTCTAATGCAATAGGGTCTTATCTCTCTTTGGCAATTGCGTGGAGCACTGGTTCTGGCTCCGAGGTTTCAGAAGTCCGTGTTTCGAATGAAAGCGTTCCCACCAACTTCACGCAAGTTTCATCAACTGCTGGTGGAACTAACGATTCGGCTGGAAACTCTGGGGGCTACCTCACCTTCGGAGGTGTAGGGGATAGCACTCTGAACACAGGCTCACCAGATGATGAGCTTTATAACCTAGACGCTCAACTGACAGCAGGCACCGAGAAAGTAACCTTGGAAACCAGAAACAATTCTGGTGACGACAATTTCTTTCAGGCAGTGCTGAGCCTTCCTTTTTCAGTCAACGCAGCAGCAGGAACTTATTCAGTGACATATGACGAGCAGGGTGGTTCGGCTGTGGCTGATGACTCATTCACAGCAGGTGGTTCTGTGACACTACCTTCCGCACCGACCCGCACTGGCTTTACTTTCAATGGGTGGTACACCGCGGCGTCAGGTGGCAACTTGGTGCAAGGCCCAAGCTACTCACCTGGAGTCACCGCACCTGTATCGCTGTTTGCGAGATGGCAACCACTTTCGTACACCGTCACATATAACACCCATGGCGGTTCAAGCGTTGCTAATGGTACCTACGCAACTGGTAACACGATCTCTCTTCCCGCAGCTCCAACTCGGTCGGGTTTCACATTCGCCGGATGGTTTACCTCTAGTACTGGTGGTTCTCCATTGGGCAGTACCTATAGCCCCTTAGGAACAGGAAATATCACGCTTCATGCACAATGGACCTCAAATACCAGCGTAGCTATCCAGCCTGCAGCGACAACTGTTGCCCTAGCTCGAACGGGTTCCCAGATGGCAGAACTGATTGGGGTCTTTGGGATAACCACGGTTGCAGGGTTGTTGCTGTTGGCTCAGTCAATTCGTCTTCGTCGCAGGGGAACACAGCTCTAA
- a CDS encoding ATP-binding protein: MREVWRRLGRTDSINWIVITVVATLQFVGSFVITNSNAAGRELLFVGCVVLSVLVVIVMLLFTRYVIIPRVTEKARPFVIIVMLQLTAFTRSIVFDQLLVSLDMSTPDMLLSRIYGSQFNIFVAGIVVSSLVSMARDFSENNSKLVHTLSELRIAQEDIELLLEERRTALVSSIRAQLESALSSVTGKNVNADAQHLKSLIDDVVRPISHRLGREFSSVSENEPSAVPSRIRWSSVTKHALETNPIHPLWLTVWTAFVSFQVIATAAGSNFLLPYLSGVVVFALWFMLSRFVWKKTTQKLGLFPRAIVFSMLMLVTPLVVNSLLELEFGLEFFNSRVVISAALYFVVMSWSLALIISVSNLLKATNRELVEATTQLRRRVITDNVSARHFEQAVSHVLHGPIQDAIAASLKRIQSLLPDALPGAAEGDLIRQHIEHALELLNDSPVRDYSVKRGVSDLASLWAGVVEIDVECEKTTIELLDASSTTSSIVIEVIREAVSNAIRHGDASEIEISIALSEDESDVIISVSDNGTGLTTNPEPGIGTRLLDDMTLEWSRVAVPRGVLLTASVPL; the protein is encoded by the coding sequence ATGAGAGAAGTATGGCGAAGACTCGGACGAACTGACTCCATTAACTGGATAGTTATTACCGTTGTCGCAACATTGCAGTTCGTGGGAAGTTTTGTCATCACGAACTCCAACGCAGCTGGGAGAGAACTTCTGTTCGTTGGATGTGTTGTTCTCTCCGTCCTTGTCGTAATTGTGATGCTGCTGTTTACGCGATATGTGATCATTCCTCGAGTCACAGAAAAAGCAAGACCTTTCGTGATCATTGTTATGCTTCAGCTCACAGCATTCACAAGATCTATTGTTTTTGACCAGCTCTTGGTCAGTCTGGATATGTCAACGCCTGATATGTTGCTCAGCCGAATTTATGGTTCTCAATTCAACATTTTTGTTGCCGGAATTGTGGTGTCCAGTTTGGTGTCCATGGCACGAGACTTCAGTGAAAACAACAGCAAGCTCGTTCACACCCTGAGCGAACTACGAATCGCTCAAGAAGATATCGAACTTCTGCTGGAGGAACGTCGCACTGCACTGGTTTCCTCCATTAGAGCCCAACTAGAATCTGCGTTGTCTTCTGTCACAGGCAAAAACGTGAACGCAGATGCTCAGCATCTCAAGTCGCTCATCGATGATGTGGTCAGACCCATTAGTCACCGGCTCGGCCGAGAGTTCAGCTCTGTGTCAGAGAATGAGCCAAGTGCTGTCCCTAGTCGTATTCGATGGTCAAGTGTGACAAAACATGCGCTGGAAACCAACCCCATTCACCCTCTGTGGTTGACAGTGTGGACTGCGTTTGTTTCGTTTCAGGTTATTGCGACAGCAGCAGGTTCTAATTTCTTACTTCCCTACTTGTCGGGAGTTGTTGTTTTTGCTCTGTGGTTTATGTTGTCTCGGTTTGTGTGGAAAAAAACTACACAGAAACTGGGGCTCTTTCCCCGTGCGATTGTGTTCTCAATGCTGATGTTGGTAACCCCTCTTGTTGTGAATTCCCTTCTTGAACTTGAGTTTGGGCTGGAATTTTTCAACAGCCGAGTAGTGATTTCAGCGGCCCTCTACTTCGTTGTTATGTCGTGGTCTCTCGCCCTGATTATTTCTGTCTCAAATTTATTGAAGGCGACTAACCGTGAACTTGTTGAGGCAACGACCCAACTTCGAAGGCGCGTCATCACAGACAACGTCAGTGCACGCCATTTCGAACAAGCTGTGTCACACGTGCTCCACGGCCCTATCCAAGATGCCATTGCTGCCTCGCTCAAGCGCATTCAATCTTTGCTTCCAGATGCCCTCCCGGGAGCAGCAGAAGGAGACTTGATTCGCCAACACATTGAACATGCCCTTGAGCTCCTGAATGATTCTCCCGTTCGGGACTACTCAGTTAAGCGTGGTGTGAGCGATCTTGCCTCGTTGTGGGCAGGAGTAGTTGAGATTGATGTGGAGTGTGAAAAGACAACCATAGAACTGCTTGATGCCTCCTCAACAACCTCCAGCATTGTCATTGAAGTGATCCGCGAAGCAGTTTCCAATGCCATACGCCATGGCGATGCTTCAGAGATTGAGATCAGCATCGCACTCAGCGAAGACGAATCAGATGTAATCATTTCCGTGTCAGATAACGGTACTGGTTTGACCACAAACCCAGAACCAGGAATTGGGACCCGGCTTCTAGATGATATGACTCTTGAATGGTCACGGGTGGCTGTTCCCAGAGGAGTTCTCTTGACGGCTTCGGTTCCGCTGTAA
- a CDS encoding response regulator transcription factor has translation MIKPRILVVEDDEFTGSLITSALANEGFETRLATSALSAKEALKDFDPDAVLVDIDLGEGPNGIEFVQFVHKSRPGIAPILLSRYGDTVSAGAKDSRIPDGVAYLRKSVIQSTQGLVEAIREAMRGRTTNLRHDKREQGMLHKLTKSQREILHMMAQGLSNKEIAAQRKVSLSSVEQLVSGVFKTFGLTSEDKVVPRVEAIRIFVVESGLPKRPGE, from the coding sequence GTGATTAAGCCCAGAATTCTGGTCGTAGAAGACGACGAATTTACTGGCTCGCTGATCACCAGTGCGCTAGCTAACGAAGGATTCGAGACGCGTCTTGCAACATCAGCGCTCAGCGCTAAAGAAGCACTTAAAGATTTTGATCCCGATGCTGTTCTCGTAGACATTGATTTAGGTGAGGGCCCCAACGGCATTGAATTTGTGCAGTTTGTGCACAAAAGCAGGCCTGGAATAGCCCCCATTCTGCTTAGTCGTTACGGCGATACAGTCAGTGCAGGCGCCAAAGATTCTCGGATTCCCGACGGGGTTGCCTACCTTCGCAAAAGCGTGATCCAATCCACTCAAGGATTGGTTGAGGCTATCCGCGAAGCCATGCGCGGTCGCACCACAAACTTACGTCACGATAAACGTGAACAAGGAATGCTTCACAAACTCACCAAGAGCCAGCGGGAAATCCTTCACATGATGGCACAGGGGCTCAGTAATAAGGAGATAGCGGCTCAAAGAAAAGTGAGTCTGTCTTCTGTCGAGCAACTTGTCTCAGGAGTATTCAAGACTTTTGGTCTCACCAGCGAAGACAAGGTCGTTCCGAGGGTGGAGGCAATACGGATTTTCGTTGTTGAAAGTGGTCTTCCGAAAAGACCAGGCGAATGA
- a CDS encoding response regulator transcription factor, which produces MVAAQDNFTRRLLLVEDDQLTRGLISSLFSQAGFEVESCGTAAEGADLAQRFDPDVMVVDISLGEGPTGIDLIQAMRNAYPHMAFVVLSNYAALPVAIKDFKKVAYLRKRDVADPQMLIQALEEVLHDFDPSGTFPIEQHNVLSTLTAQQLQVLALISQGLSNHEIALRRGTTIQSTEQLIGRIYRSLGLERDSAKSMRVQATSIYNSITGAIVNS; this is translated from the coding sequence ATGGTTGCCGCACAGGACAATTTCACACGTCGGTTACTGCTCGTGGAAGATGATCAGCTCACGCGAGGTCTTATTTCTAGCTTGTTTAGCCAAGCTGGTTTTGAGGTTGAATCCTGTGGTACTGCAGCCGAGGGGGCTGACTTGGCCCAGAGGTTTGACCCCGACGTCATGGTTGTCGACATCTCCTTAGGAGAGGGACCAACGGGCATTGATCTCATCCAGGCCATGAGGAATGCATACCCACATATGGCATTTGTGGTGCTTTCTAACTATGCGGCACTCCCTGTGGCTATTAAGGACTTCAAGAAGGTTGCTTATTTGCGGAAGCGTGATGTCGCAGACCCTCAAATGCTTATTCAAGCACTCGAAGAAGTTCTTCACGATTTTGATCCAAGCGGCACATTCCCTATCGAACAGCACAACGTTTTAAGCACTTTGACAGCGCAGCAACTTCAGGTCCTGGCCTTGATTTCCCAAGGACTGAGCAATCATGAGATTGCTCTTCGCAGGGGAACCACTATCCAATCAACTGAGCAGTTAATTGGACGAATTTACAGATCTCTGGGACTTGAACGTGACAGCGCGAAAAGTATGAGAGTCCAAGCGACCAGCATCTACAACTCCATCACTGGCGCCATTGTAAATTCATGA
- a CDS encoding BspA family leucine-rich repeat surface protein codes for MKKFVSSIVVLFLVCAAGLVTASAAQAATTDFISTWDTRNTSSGSSDANSVALPLRSDGSYNFTVNWGDNSSSTITAYNDPAVTHAYATPGTYVITITGQITGFAFQDGGDKLKLTDISQWGSLKLGNSEGYFQGAANFNSSATDAPDLTATTTLKNAFQGATSFNGAIDNWNVSGVTNLESAFDNATSFNKPLNSWDVSNVTEMRSVFYGASAFNQSLSNWNVSKVWHFGIMFSGASAFNQSLGSWDIASGGIAANRETQLDEMLLDTALSSENYGLTLLGWSQLPNINSMHLNGAGDIAPNSFATNARYSSDAPVLAAREALVSNGWNITDGGPALIRVGQSHVVTATYTNGTNPAVTQTFDSITLDGDSSQDFQIDLSATTCLATINPGASCQIGLIFTPSFEGHREAHLHLHEQGNPQSLFSQATVDEIAEGDCESQFTQGSGVQNDPYLISTLDQLNCITAVDSAGTSTHLGAAYQLVSDLNLGSDDVAFNPLGTWNHEFSGIFDGNGHTVTNMTTSGLWAGFMPWPKSAIIKNLTFTNANVTSENDGGVLSSYVDGGTVIENVHVVGGTLTGTRSGVYGGLAAFVTGATISNSSATAAIHIDALNAWAGGLVGQLDGSSNFVEKSYSGGSIDYVGVGTPEWAAFGGLVGGMNATSLGSSIVNCYTTTDINSSLNGSITTLGGLIGNLSAGTVNNSLALGNISAAQNNVVNGFVGYAEADDTLFTLSGNFWDTGITGLATDTLVADGELVGLNSTDLSTLATFTSASWDISRTWDASKAWFAPQGSYPVLSWEGDSAFNAAANPGDFGSSDGSSGNGGSGGSNGNSGSGTDSNSGSGVGVSANIRMSAGIGQPIAGTTTTFVANGLQQSAPFDIVVRSTPQTLATGNAVAGSVNTTVTMPGGLDAGWHSLTFSSTASDGSAFTQVLYFRLSDSGLLLETSTTMPADLAFTGSNTMGYLGFALGLFVVGLVAIAMRRVLNVRRQPTQPQVLSGD; via the coding sequence ATGAAGAAGTTTGTTTCCTCGATTGTTGTTCTTTTTCTCGTTTGTGCTGCGGGCTTGGTGACGGCCAGTGCAGCACAAGCAGCTACGACTGACTTCATCAGCACCTGGGACACAAGAAACACATCAAGCGGAAGCTCAGATGCGAACAGTGTTGCTCTGCCACTGCGAAGCGACGGATCATATAACTTCACCGTCAACTGGGGCGACAATTCAAGCAGCACCATTACCGCTTACAACGACCCCGCAGTTACGCACGCCTATGCTACGCCCGGCACATACGTAATCACGATAACTGGCCAAATCACTGGCTTCGCATTCCAAGACGGGGGGGACAAGCTCAAACTCACCGATATCTCCCAGTGGGGCTCACTAAAACTTGGCAATAGCGAGGGCTACTTTCAAGGTGCCGCGAACTTCAACTCGTCCGCAACTGATGCGCCGGACCTCACAGCTACTACGACACTTAAGAATGCCTTCCAAGGTGCCACATCATTCAACGGTGCTATCGACAACTGGAACGTATCTGGCGTCACAAACTTAGAGTCAGCATTTGACAATGCAACTTCGTTCAACAAGCCCCTGAACAGTTGGGACGTGAGCAACGTCACAGAGATGAGATCAGTATTTTATGGAGCCTCGGCATTTAACCAGTCGCTAAGCAACTGGAACGTCTCAAAGGTATGGCATTTCGGCATCATGTTCAGTGGCGCCTCGGCATTCAACCAGAGTTTAGGGTCATGGGATATTGCATCCGGTGGTATTGCCGCAAACCGTGAAACCCAGCTCGATGAAATGCTTCTTGACACAGCTCTAAGCAGCGAAAATTACGGACTCACTCTTCTAGGGTGGAGCCAACTGCCAAACATCAACTCGATGCATCTCAATGGCGCAGGTGACATTGCCCCTAACAGCTTTGCAACGAACGCAAGGTATTCCAGCGATGCGCCGGTACTAGCGGCACGCGAAGCGCTGGTCTCAAACGGATGGAATATCACCGATGGTGGCCCTGCGCTGATTCGCGTTGGGCAATCTCATGTCGTCACCGCGACGTATACAAACGGAACGAACCCAGCTGTGACGCAGACCTTTGATTCGATCACATTGGATGGCGACAGTAGCCAAGATTTCCAAATCGATTTGTCAGCAACGACATGTTTGGCAACAATCAACCCCGGTGCAAGTTGCCAAATTGGGCTGATCTTCACACCCAGTTTTGAAGGACACCGCGAGGCACATTTGCACTTACACGAACAAGGAAACCCACAATCGTTATTCAGTCAAGCTACGGTAGACGAAATTGCAGAAGGCGACTGTGAGTCACAATTCACGCAAGGTTCTGGAGTACAGAACGATCCTTATTTGATTTCAACGCTTGATCAATTGAACTGCATCACTGCAGTCGACTCCGCCGGTACATCCACACACCTTGGAGCGGCCTACCAACTCGTCTCAGATCTCAACCTTGGATCAGACGATGTCGCATTCAATCCACTTGGCACTTGGAATCATGAATTCTCAGGAATTTTTGATGGCAACGGGCACACAGTGACGAATATGACGACCTCTGGCTTATGGGCAGGCTTCATGCCGTGGCCCAAGAGCGCCATTATCAAAAACCTCACCTTTACAAATGCAAACGTAACCTCTGAGAATGATGGTGGTGTACTTTCGTCCTACGTCGATGGTGGCACTGTCATTGAGAACGTACACGTGGTAGGTGGAACACTCACAGGCACTCGTTCTGGCGTCTATGGCGGGCTTGCTGCTTTTGTCACCGGCGCCACCATAAGTAATAGCTCAGCTACTGCGGCAATTCATATAGATGCGTTGAATGCCTGGGCCGGGGGCTTAGTGGGACAACTCGACGGTTCGTCTAATTTTGTAGAAAAATCATACTCCGGAGGCAGCATCGACTACGTTGGTGTGGGAACACCGGAATGGGCTGCGTTCGGTGGACTTGTTGGCGGTATGAACGCGACCAGTCTTGGTAGCAGTATCGTCAACTGTTATACAACCACGGACATCAACTCCTCACTCAACGGATCAATCACCACACTCGGTGGATTGATCGGCAACTTGAGTGCCGGCACAGTGAATAATTCACTTGCGTTAGGTAACATCTCTGCAGCGCAGAACAACGTAGTGAACGGGTTCGTTGGGTACGCAGAAGCAGACGACACTCTCTTTACTCTCTCCGGCAACTTCTGGGACACTGGAATTACCGGTCTCGCAACAGACACACTCGTCGCAGACGGAGAATTAGTAGGGCTCAACTCGACTGATCTTTCAACTCTGGCTACTTTTACTTCTGCATCATGGGATATCTCGCGTACCTGGGATGCCTCCAAGGCCTGGTTTGCCCCCCAGGGCTCATACCCAGTTCTTTCATGGGAAGGCGACTCCGCTTTCAACGCTGCAGCTAATCCAGGTGACTTTGGCAGTTCAGATGGCTCCAGTGGGAATGGGGGTTCTGGTGGTTCCAATGGGAATAGCGGTTCCGGGACAGATTCTAATTCCGGATCTGGAGTAGGGGTGAGTGCCAACATCCGGATGAGTGCCGGCATTGGCCAACCAATCGCTGGCACAACGACAACCTTTGTTGCGAATGGACTGCAACAGTCTGCTCCGTTCGATATCGTTGTTCGCTCAACTCCTCAAACCCTTGCAACGGGAAATGCAGTTGCTGGTTCGGTGAACACAACCGTCACTATGCCAGGTGGACTGGACGCTGGATGGCACTCACTCACATTTAGCTCAACAGCTAGCGATGGATCTGCCTTTACGCAGGTGTTGTATTTCCGGCTCTCAGATTCAGGTCTTTTGCTTGAGACAAGCACGACAATGCCAGCAGATTTGGCTTTTACCGGTTCGAATACCATGGGGTATTTGGGATTTGCTCTGGGTCTCTTTGTTGTCGGTTTAGTGGCAATTGCGATGCGACGCGTGTTGAACGTGCGCCGGCAACCTACCCAACCTCAGGTGCTTTCTGGAGATTAG
- a CDS encoding AbrB/MazE/SpoVT family DNA-binding domain-containing protein produces the protein MSTYINVRDRGQISLPAAIRKKFHLDEPGAQVELIERNGEIVLRPMLPIPADQAWFWTKEWQEGERIAGEEAAAGLGTVYNSGEEFLDSLK, from the coding sequence ATGAGCACCTACATCAATGTCCGGGACCGTGGCCAAATCTCACTGCCCGCTGCGATCCGCAAAAAGTTTCATCTCGATGAACCTGGTGCGCAGGTGGAACTCATTGAACGCAATGGTGAAATCGTGCTTCGCCCCATGCTTCCCATTCCGGCAGACCAAGCTTGGTTCTGGACCAAAGAATGGCAAGAAGGCGAGCGGATTGCTGGCGAAGAAGCCGCGGCAGGTCTAGGGACTGTGTATAACTCCGGTGAGGAATTTCTCGACTCCCTAAAGTAA
- a CDS encoding DEAD/DEAH box helicase gives MTSSETSDKTEEATAPATIPFSELGLSDAVLKSLKDVGYEIPSAIQAATIPILLEGKDVVGLAQTGTGKTAAFALPILSRLDLSQKSPQALVLAPTRELALQVCEAFEKYASHMKGVHVLPVYGGQGYGTQLSALRRGVHIVVGTPGRIMDHLQKGTLDLTALKYLVLDEADEMLKMGFAEDVETILADTPSDKQVALFSATMPAQIRRISKQYLNDPEEITIKNKTTTSSTITQRYLMVSYPQKVDALTRILEVENFEGMIIFTRTKNETETLAEKLRARGYSAMAINGDVPQATRERTVEQLKSGKLDILVATDVAARGLDVERISHVVNFDIPIDTESYVHRIGRTGRAGRSGAAISFVTPRESRLLNAIERATRQPLTQMQLPSVEDVNVTRLARFDDAITEALAQPNLILQFREIVGHYIEHHDVPEADVAAALAVVAQGDTPLLLSAEDERAQRYAREEQTRKERAERGDRGDRGGRNDRGGRNDRGDRGDRGDRGGRPSRDDRYSRDDRPPRERFNREDRPERRPRESNQPMSSYRIEVGKRHKVEPRQIVGALANEGGLSRDDFGAIKILPDHSIVELPANLGNDVFGRLEGTRISGKLIELRADSSSSARRDDRDERPARKPRH, from the coding sequence ATGACGTCATCCGAAACATCCGATAAGACCGAGGAAGCAACTGCTCCCGCAACCATCCCGTTCAGCGAACTGGGGTTGTCCGACGCAGTCCTCAAGTCTCTGAAGGATGTCGGTTACGAAATTCCTTCCGCTATTCAGGCAGCCACGATCCCCATCCTCCTTGAGGGAAAGGATGTTGTTGGTCTTGCCCAGACTGGTACCGGTAAGACCGCAGCTTTTGCACTGCCCATTCTTTCTCGCCTGGACCTCTCTCAGAAGAGCCCACAGGCCCTTGTACTAGCTCCTACCCGTGAACTCGCACTCCAGGTCTGTGAAGCTTTCGAGAAGTATGCCTCCCACATGAAGGGCGTGCACGTTCTTCCTGTTTATGGTGGCCAGGGTTATGGCACCCAGCTTTCTGCACTGCGTCGTGGAGTCCACATTGTGGTGGGAACTCCCGGTCGCATCATGGACCACCTTCAAAAGGGAACTCTTGATCTCACCGCGCTGAAGTACTTAGTCCTCGATGAGGCAGATGAAATGCTCAAGATGGGCTTTGCTGAGGACGTTGAGACGATCCTCGCTGACACACCTTCGGACAAGCAGGTGGCACTGTTCTCGGCAACCATGCCTGCCCAGATTCGCCGGATTTCGAAGCAGTACCTCAACGATCCCGAAGAGATCACGATCAAGAACAAGACCACAACCTCTTCGACCATCACGCAGCGATACCTCATGGTCTCCTATCCCCAAAAGGTGGATGCGCTCACCCGCATCCTCGAAGTTGAAAACTTCGAAGGCATGATCATCTTCACCCGCACCAAGAACGAAACCGAGACGTTGGCAGAGAAACTCCGCGCTCGCGGATACTCCGCCATGGCAATTAATGGTGACGTTCCTCAGGCCACGCGAGAGCGCACGGTTGAACAGCTCAAGTCCGGCAAGCTCGACATCTTGGTTGCCACCGATGTTGCAGCACGTGGTTTGGACGTCGAACGCATTAGCCACGTGGTCAACTTTGATATTCCGATTGATACCGAGTCTTATGTTCACCGCATTGGCCGCACCGGCCGTGCGGGACGCAGCGGAGCTGCAATCAGCTTCGTTACTCCCCGAGAGAGCAGACTCCTCAACGCCATCGAGCGCGCAACGCGTCAGCCACTGACCCAGATGCAGCTGCCGAGCGTGGAAGACGTCAACGTCACACGTCTGGCTCGCTTCGACGATGCCATTACTGAAGCGCTCGCTCAGCCAAACCTCATTCTCCAGTTCCGTGAGATTGTTGGCCACTACATCGAACACCACGATGTTCCAGAAGCTGATGTTGCCGCCGCTCTTGCTGTTGTTGCTCAGGGTGACACTCCTCTTCTGCTCTCTGCAGAGGACGAGCGCGCACAGCGTTACGCACGTGAAGAGCAGACCCGCAAGGAACGTGCTGAACGTGGTGACCGCGGAGACCGAGGTGGTCGTAATGACCGAGGTGGTCGTAATGACCGCGGTGACCGGGGCGATCGCGGAGACCGCGGGGGACGTCCTTCTCGGGATGATCGCTACTCTCGTGACGACCGCCCACCCCGTGAGCGTTTCAACCGTGAGGATCGCCCAGAGCGTCGTCCACGCGAGAGCAACCAGCCCATGTCCTCTTACAGAATTGAAGTGGGCAAGCGACACAAGGTTGAGCCTCGCCAAATTGTGGGTGCTCTTGCTAACGAGGGTGGCCTCAGCCGCGATGACTTTGGCGCGATCAAGATTCTTCCCGATCACTCCATTGTTGAACTTCCCGCAAACCTCGGAAATGATGTTTTCGGCAGGCTCGAGGGAACCCGCATCAGCGGAAAGCTCATC